Proteins encoded by one window of Lathyrus oleraceus cultivar Zhongwan6 chromosome 1, CAAS_Psat_ZW6_1.0, whole genome shotgun sequence:
- the LOC127118265 gene encoding pentatricopeptide repeat-containing protein At2g15690, mitochondrial, which produces MAMELTFHSSIASVNVANPSSSSSTPFCTYAVHPLRNGTNNSRSTHRRKIPRLRIGNPSTQPKLNHHQSLSQHQNADLSRLLQEGNLNQVLELMGQGVFADYSVYISLLKLCEDLKSLELGKKVHDFVRRSQFGGDVELGNGLIGMYVKCGSLKDARRVFDKMPERNISSWNLMISGYTVNGLGNDGLLVFKRMKQQGIAPDEETFASVLAACVSVEAVEEGLMQFESMKEYGIVPSTEHYLGVVNVLGCAGQLNEAEEFIESMPIEVGVEFWQALRNFARIHGDLELEDRAEELLTALDPSKAVADKVTAPHRKKHSAINMLEEKNKVAEYRCNMPYKEEGDLKLRGLTGQMREAGYVPDTRYVLHDIDEEEKEKALQYHSERLAVAYGLISTPPRTTLRIIKNLRICGDCHNAIKIMSKIVGRELIVRDNKRFHHFKDGKCSCGDYW; this is translated from the coding sequence ATGGCCATGGAGCTCACATTTCACTCATCAATCGCTTCTGTAAACGTCGCAAacccatcttcatcttcttccacGCCATTCTGCACCTATGCTGTTCACCCTCTCCGAAACGGAACCAACAACTCTCGTTCCACTCACAGAAGAAAGATCCCACGTTTGCGTATCGGTAACCCTTCCACCCAACCTAAATTGAACCATCACCAAAGCCTCAGTCAACATCAAAATGCAGACTTGTCGCGTTTGCTTCAAGAGGGTAACCTCAATCAAGTTTTGGAACTCATGGGTCAAGGTGTTTTTGCTGATTATAGTGTTTACATTTCCCTCTTGAAATTATGTGAGGATTTGAAGTCACTTGAATTAGGGAAAAAGGTTCATGATTTCGTCAGAAGATCGCAATTTGGAGGGGATGTTGAATTGGGAAATGGGTTGATTGGGATGTATGTGAAATGTGGTAGCTTGAAGGATGCGCGAAGGGTGTTTGATAAAATGCCTGAGAGAAATATCAGTTCTTGGAATTTGATGATTAGTGGATACACTGTGAATGGCTTAGGGAATGATGGTTTGTTAGTTTTTAAGAGGATGAAGCAACAAGGGATAGCACCTGATGAGGAAACTTTTGCGTCGGTTTTGGCTGCATGTGTGTCGGTAGAAGCTGTGGAAGAAGGGTTAATGCAGTTTGAATCCATGAAGGAATATGGAATTGTTCCAAGCACGGAGCACTATTTGGGGGTTGTTAATGTTCTGGGATGTGCTGGTCAGTTGAATGAAGCTGAGGAGTTCATTGAGAGTATGCCAATTGAAGTTGGAGTTGAGTTTTGGCAGGCTCTTCGAAACTTTGCAAGAATTCATGGAGATTTAGAACTTGAAGATCGTGCTGAGGAATTGTTAACTGCTCTTGATCCTTCAAAAGCTGTTGCTGATAAAGTGACTGCACCTCATAGAAAGAAGCATTCTGCAATTAACATGCTGGAGGAGAAGAATAAAGTGGCCGAATATCGGTGTAATATGCCCTATAAAGAAGAAGGTGATTTGAAATTGAGAGGCTTAACCGGGCAGATGAGGGAAGCAGGTTATGTTCCTGATACAAGATATGTTTTGCATGATATTGACGAGGAGGAAAAGGAGAAGGCTTTGCAGTATCATAGTGAGCGTTTGGCAGTTGCTTATGGTCTCATCAGTACTCCGCCGAGGACTACGCTTAGAATCATCAAGAATCTACGCATATGTGGAGACTGTCACAATGCGATCAAAATTATGTCAAAGATTGTTGGAAGGGAGCTCATTGTGAGGGACAACAAGAGATTCCATCATTTCAAAGATGGGAAATGTTCCTGTGGAGATTATTGGTAG